In the genome of Mesorhizobium sp. 113-3-3, one region contains:
- a CDS encoding HAMP domain-containing protein yields the protein MQASKTQLDRRSILNSLKALRRGDFSVRIDNVYEGLDSEIAETFNEIVDLNDQVSREFERLSRVVGKDGRIGERGRVRNATGSWESSVRSVNDLIEDMVQPTAEVARVIGAVAKGDLSQTMMVEIEGRPLRGEFLRIGKIVNTMVGQLASFASEVTRVAREVGTEGKLGGQARVKGVAGTWKDLTDNVNAMATNLTGQVRNIAEVTTAVASGDLSKKITVDVKGEILELKNTINTMVDQLNSFASEVTRVAREVGTEGKLGGQARVEGVGGTWKDLTDNVNSMAENLTGQVRNIAEVTTAVALGDLSKKITVDVKGEILELKSTINTMVDQLNSFAGEVTRVAREVGTEGKLGGQAQVRGVAGTWKDLTDNVNSMAENLTGQVRNIAEVTTAVASGDLSKKITVAVQGEILELKDTINTMVDQLNSFASEVTRVAREVGTEGKLGGQAEVRGVGGTWKDLTDNVNLMAANLTGQVRNIAEVTTAVARGDLSKKITVDVKGEILELKDTVNTMVDQLNSFASEVTRVAREVGSEGKLGGQAHVEGVGGTWKDLTDNVNAMAGNLTVQLRDVSKVATAIATGDLTQKITVDALGEILQIKDVINTMVDQLNSFASEVTRVAREVGSDGKLGGQAQVRGVAGTWKDLTDNVNAMAANLTGQVRNIAEVTTAVALGDLSKKITVDVRGEILELKDTINTMVDQLNSFASEVTRVAREVGTEGKLGGQAQVRGVAGTWKDLTDNVNSMAENLTGQVRNIAEVTTAVARGDLSKKITVDVKGEILELKSTINTMVDQLNSFAGEVTRVAREVGTEGKLGGQARVEGVAGTWKDLTDNVNLMATNLTNQVRGIADVVTAVAQGNLKRKLTVDAKGEIASLADTINGMIETLATFADQVTNVAREVGIEGKLGGQARVPGAAGLWRDLTDNVNQLAANLTTQVRAIAEVSTAVTKGDLTRSISVEASGEVAALKDNINEMIRNLKDQTLKNAEQDWLKTNLARFSRMLQGERDLATVSRLIMSELAPLVNAQYGVFYVTNRDEEESYLELAASYGAESRTAIKQRLDLREGLVGQSAADKRAIMLNNVPPEFLRVTSGLGSASPANVIILPALFEDEVKAVIELASFGEFRDTHQSFLNQLMESVGIVLNTIAATMRTEGLLKQSQLLTSELQARQTELTKKQEELHATNEELQEKAQLLENEKKQVENKNLEIEMARRALEEKAEQLALTSKYKSEFLANMSHELRTPLNSLLILSNLLATNQQGNLNEKQVEFARTINSAGTDLLSLINDILDLSKIESGTVSIDINDMPVTHLRQHMERTFRQLAADKGLGFTIKVDPALPETVRTDEKRLQQIVLNLLSNAFKFTSQGEVSLNFRVEKAGRRNGSGQAMKALAIAVTDTGIGIPEDKQKLIFEAFQQADGTTSRKYGGTGLGLSISREIARLLGGELRVESTFGKGSTFTLVIPFDGPHAAAAQSGLPVPTEAVAAPASLGSSPSAELIDDRDSITPTDRVVLIVEDDPTFGGLLLGLARSAGLKGVLSTAGSGTLALARKLVPDAITLDLGLSDIDGWVLFDLLRHDQKTSHIPVHVISGAEDIDALARKGASSIATKPVSSDELVRVFQDIHSRKLRIQRRVLVADPDPERRLSLVEAIRDGVTSVTAIGRFAANADDIGTASYDAVVLGFGRSARDNAQVLDELAGQFGEALPQLLFFAPHPDALEQVLALNPGLANAPRAENFAQLALQISASLPGEGRKEGDPGAEQAGKSDLAGAKVLIVDDDIRNIYSLTSVLETYDIQVLHAERGRDGIALLEQTPDVDAALIDIMMPEMDGYETMRRIRGMPAIAHIPLISVTAKAMKGDRQKCLDAGASDYIAKPVDLDLLLALLRVWIGRSRARTETPEQMLVAVN from the coding sequence GTGCAGGCATCCAAGACGCAATTGGACCGTCGTAGCATACTGAATTCTCTGAAGGCCTTGCGGCGCGGTGACTTTTCAGTCCGCATCGACAACGTCTACGAAGGCCTCGATTCCGAGATCGCAGAAACCTTCAACGAGATCGTCGATCTGAACGACCAGGTGTCCCGAGAATTCGAGCGTCTGAGCAGGGTCGTCGGCAAGGATGGGCGGATAGGCGAGCGTGGCCGCGTCCGAAACGCTACAGGCAGCTGGGAATCCAGCGTACGGTCGGTCAACGATCTCATAGAAGACATGGTCCAACCGACGGCCGAGGTCGCGCGCGTCATCGGCGCCGTCGCCAAGGGTGATCTGTCGCAGACGATGATGGTCGAGATCGAAGGTCGACCGCTGCGCGGCGAATTTCTGCGCATAGGCAAGATCGTCAACACCATGGTTGGTCAGCTTGCTTCCTTTGCCTCCGAGGTGACGCGCGTGGCGCGCGAAGTCGGCACCGAAGGCAAACTCGGCGGCCAGGCGCGCGTGAAAGGTGTCGCCGGGACGTGGAAGGATTTGACCGACAACGTCAATGCCATGGCAACCAACCTGACCGGCCAGGTGCGCAATATCGCGGAGGTGACGACGGCGGTTGCATCCGGGGACCTGTCGAAAAAGATCACCGTCGACGTGAAGGGCGAGATTCTGGAGCTGAAGAACACCATCAACACCATGGTCGACCAGCTCAATTCCTTCGCCTCGGAAGTGACACGCGTGGCGCGCGAGGTCGGCACCGAAGGCAAGCTGGGCGGCCAGGCGCGCGTGGAAGGGGTCGGCGGGACGTGGAAGGATCTGACCGACAATGTGAATTCCATGGCCGAAAATCTGACCGGCCAGGTGCGCAATATCGCCGAGGTGACGACGGCCGTCGCCTTGGGCGACCTTTCCAAGAAGATCACGGTCGATGTGAAAGGCGAAATCCTTGAGCTGAAATCGACCATCAATACCATGGTTGATCAGCTCAATTCCTTCGCCGGCGAGGTGACCCGCGTCGCGCGTGAGGTTGGCACCGAAGGCAAGCTCGGCGGCCAGGCGCAAGTGCGCGGCGTTGCCGGCACGTGGAAGGACCTCACCGACAACGTCAACTCGATGGCTGAAAACCTGACTGGACAGGTGCGCAACATCGCAGAGGTCACGACGGCCGTTGCCTCTGGAGACCTTTCAAAGAAGATCACCGTCGCGGTTCAAGGCGAAATTCTGGAATTGAAAGATACCATCAACACGATGGTCGACCAGCTAAACTCGTTTGCATCGGAAGTGACGCGCGTGGCGCGCGAGGTCGGAACCGAAGGCAAGCTGGGCGGCCAGGCCGAGGTGAGGGGCGTCGGCGGCACATGGAAGGATCTGACAGACAACGTCAATCTGATGGCTGCCAATCTGACCGGACAGGTGCGCAACATCGCAGAGGTCACGACGGCGGTGGCTCGCGGCGACCTATCGAAGAAGATCACCGTCGACGTCAAGGGCGAAATCCTGGAGCTCAAGGATACCGTCAACACGATGGTCGATCAGTTGAATTCTTTCGCCTCGGAGGTCACCCGTGTGGCGCGAGAAGTCGGTTCGGAAGGCAAGCTTGGTGGGCAGGCTCACGTCGAAGGCGTTGGCGGCACCTGGAAGGACTTGACCGACAACGTCAACGCAATGGCCGGCAATCTGACCGTGCAATTGCGCGACGTCTCCAAGGTGGCGACGGCGATTGCCACCGGAGACCTGACGCAGAAGATCACGGTTGATGCACTGGGCGAGATCTTGCAGATCAAGGACGTCATCAACACGATGGTGGATCAGCTCAATTCCTTCGCCTCGGAGGTGACGCGCGTGGCACGCGAAGTCGGCTCGGATGGCAAGCTGGGCGGTCAGGCGCAGGTGCGTGGTGTCGCCGGCACTTGGAAGGATTTGACCGACAACGTCAATGCCATGGCCGCCAATCTAACCGGCCAGGTACGCAACATTGCCGAAGTGACGACGGCGGTGGCGCTTGGGGATCTGTCAAAGAAGATCACTGTCGATGTGCGTGGGGAAATCCTGGAGCTCAAGGACACGATCAACACGATGGTCGACCAGCTCAATTCCTTCGCCTCGGAGGTGACGCGGGTAGCGCGCGAGGTCGGCACCGAAGGCAAGCTGGGCGGCCAGGCGCAGGTGCGCGGCGTGGCTGGAACTTGGAAAGACCTGACCGACAATGTGAACTCCATGGCCGAGAACCTGACTGGCCAGGTGCGCAATATCGCGGAAGTAACGACCGCTGTTGCGCGCGGTGACCTGTCGAAAAAAATCACGGTCGACGTGAAGGGTGAAATCCTCGAGCTCAAGTCGACCATCAACACCATGGTGGACCAGCTCAACTCCTTCGCCGGCGAAGTGACGCGCGTGGCGCGTGAGGTTGGCACCGAAGGCAAGCTTGGCGGCCAGGCGCGTGTCGAAGGCGTGGCTGGTACCTGGAAGGACCTGACCGACAACGTCAACCTCATGGCGACGAACCTGACCAATCAGGTGCGTGGAATCGCCGACGTCGTGACAGCGGTCGCGCAGGGTAATCTCAAGCGCAAACTGACGGTCGATGCCAAGGGCGAGATCGCTTCGCTCGCTGACACCATCAACGGCATGATCGAGACGCTGGCTACCTTCGCCGACCAGGTGACCAATGTCGCGCGTGAAGTGGGCATCGAGGGCAAGCTCGGCGGTCAGGCGCGCGTGCCAGGTGCTGCCGGCCTGTGGCGCGACCTCACCGACAACGTCAATCAGCTCGCCGCCAACCTGACCACGCAGGTGCGCGCAATTGCCGAGGTTTCGACAGCGGTGACCAAGGGCGACCTGACACGCTCGATCAGCGTCGAGGCCTCCGGCGAGGTCGCCGCGCTCAAGGACAACATCAACGAAATGATCCGCAATCTGAAGGATCAAACCCTTAAGAATGCGGAGCAGGATTGGTTGAAGACCAATCTCGCGCGATTTTCGCGCATGCTGCAGGGCGAACGCGATCTTGCCACCGTCTCGCGGCTTATCATGTCCGAGCTCGCTCCGCTGGTGAACGCGCAATACGGGGTCTTCTACGTCACCAACCGCGACGAAGAGGAATCCTATCTTGAGCTCGCGGCGTCCTATGGCGCCGAAAGCAGGACCGCCATCAAACAGCGTCTCGATCTGCGTGAAGGTCTTGTCGGGCAAAGTGCTGCTGACAAGCGGGCCATCATGCTGAACAATGTGCCGCCGGAATTTCTTCGCGTCACGTCAGGTCTCGGCAGTGCCTCGCCAGCCAACGTCATCATTCTTCCAGCCTTGTTCGAGGATGAGGTCAAAGCCGTTATCGAACTCGCCTCGTTCGGCGAATTTCGCGACACGCACCAGTCCTTTCTCAACCAGTTGATGGAGTCCGTCGGCATCGTTCTCAACACCATTGCAGCAACGATGCGCACCGAGGGGCTGCTCAAGCAGTCCCAGCTGCTGACCTCGGAATTGCAGGCGCGTCAGACCGAACTGACCAAGAAGCAGGAAGAGCTGCATGCGACGAACGAGGAGTTGCAGGAAAAGGCGCAGCTTCTCGAGAACGAAAAGAAGCAGGTGGAAAACAAGAACCTCGAAATCGAGATGGCGCGGCGTGCTTTGGAGGAAAAAGCCGAACAACTGGCGCTTACGTCGAAGTACAAGTCCGAGTTCTTGGCCAATATGAGCCACGAGCTGCGCACACCGCTCAACTCACTGCTTATTCTTTCCAACCTTCTTGCGACCAACCAGCAGGGCAATCTCAATGAAAAACAGGTCGAATTCGCGCGGACCATTAACTCTGCCGGAACCGATCTTCTCAGCCTTATCAATGACATCCTCGATCTGTCGAAGATCGAGTCCGGTACCGTTTCCATAGACATCAACGATATGCCGGTGACCCATCTGCGCCAGCATATGGAACGCACATTCCGGCAGTTGGCCGCCGACAAGGGCCTCGGTTTCACCATCAAGGTCGATCCCGCACTTCCCGAGACGGTCCGCACCGACGAGAAACGCCTGCAGCAAATTGTCCTCAACCTTCTTTCGAATGCATTCAAGTTCACCTCGCAGGGCGAAGTCAGCCTGAATTTTCGGGTCGAGAAGGCCGGCCGCCGCAATGGCTCCGGGCAAGCGATGAAGGCCTTGGCGATCGCCGTGACCGACACCGGCATCGGCATTCCGGAAGACAAGCAGAAACTGATCTTTGAAGCCTTCCAGCAGGCCGACGGCACCACCAGCCGCAAATATGGCGGCACCGGGCTTGGCCTGTCGATCAGCCGGGAAATCGCACGCCTGCTTGGCGGTGAGCTACGCGTTGAAAGCACGTTCGGCAAGGGCTCGACCTTCACGCTGGTCATACCGTTCGACGGCCCCCATGCGGCGGCCGCTCAGTCGGGATTGCCTGTGCCAACCGAGGCAGTTGCCGCGCCGGCATCGCTCGGCAGCTCGCCTTCGGCGGAGCTGATCGACGATCGCGATTCCATCACTCCGACGGATCGGGTCGTATTAATCGTCGAAGACGACCCGACATTTGGCGGGTTGCTGCTTGGTCTCGCGCGTTCTGCCGGCCTCAAAGGTGTCTTGTCGACCGCCGGTTCCGGCACACTGGCCCTGGCCCGCAAACTCGTTCCTGACGCGATTACGCTCGATCTCGGTCTTTCGGATATCGACGGCTGGGTGCTTTTCGATCTGCTACGTCACGATCAGAAGACGAGTCACATCCCTGTTCATGTCATCTCGGGTGCCGAGGATATCGACGCTCTTGCCCGCAAGGGGGCGTCCAGCATCGCGACCAAGCCTGTCTCCTCGGACGAACTGGTGAGGGTGTTTCAGGATATTCATTCCAGGAAGCTGCGCATTCAGAGGCGCGTTCTGGTCGCGGACCCCGACCCTGAGCGCCGGCTATCGCTGGTCGAAGCGATCCGCGACGGGGTGACTTCGGTCACTGCGATCGGCCGTTTTGCGGCAAATGCCGACGATATCGGCACGGCTTCGTACGATGCCGTCGTGCTTGGCTTCGGGCGCTCGGCTAGGGACAATGCACAAGTGCTCGACGAGCTCGCGGGCCAGTTTGGCGAAGCGTTGCCTCAGCTGTTGTTCTTTGCCCCTCATCCCGATGCGCTTGAACAGGTGTTGGCCCTGAACCCGGGGCTTGCGAATGCGCCGCGGGCCGAGAATTTTGCCCAACTGGCACTGCAAATCTCGGCGAGCCTGCCCGGAGAAGGACGCAAAGAGGGGGATCCAGGAGCCGAGCAGGCCGGCAAGTCCGATCTTGCCGGAGCGAAAGTGCTTATCGTCGACGACGATATCAGGAACATCTACTCGCTCACCAGCGTCCTTGAGACCTACGACATTCAGGTTCTGCATGCCGAGCGCGGCCGCGACGGCATCGCACTGCTGGAGCAGACGCCCGATGTCGACGCCGCTTTGATCGATATCATGATGCCGGAGATGGATGGTTACGAGACGATGCGGCGCATTCGTGGGATGCCGGCGATCGCTCACATCCCGCTGATTTCCGTCACTGCCAAAGCGATGAAGGGCGATCGGCAGAAGTGTTTGGACGCCGGTGCTTCCGATTATATCGCCAAGCCCGTCGATCTCGATCTCCTGCTGGCTTTGCTTCGTGTCTGGATAGGCCGTTCCAGGGCACGCACGGAGACGCCGGAACAGATGCTCGTGGCAGTGAACTGA